A window from Streptomyces sp. NBC_00299 encodes these proteins:
- a CDS encoding chitinase: MLRRALRLLATALATACLTQVPVAAPAVAADTCAVKSKPSGKVLQGYWENWDGAANGVHPPFGWTPITDSRIAAHGYNVINAAFPVIRSDGTALWEDGMDTGVKVATPAEMCAAKASGQTILLSIGGATAGIDLSSTAVADRFVATIVPILKKHNFDGIDIDIETGLVGSGNISQLSTSQANLIRIIDGVLAQMPSNFGLTMAPETAYVTGGSVTYGSIWGAYLPVIKKYADNGRLWWLNMQYYNGSMYGCSGDSYSAGTVQGFTAQTDCLDKGLVIQGTTIKVPYDKQVPGLPAQSGAGGGYMSPSLVAQAWRHYGTSLKGLMTWSLNWDGSKNWTFGDNVKSLQGR, from the coding sequence ATGCTCCGCCGCGCCCTGCGCCTGCTCGCCACCGCCCTGGCGACCGCCTGTCTGACCCAAGTCCCCGTCGCCGCACCCGCCGTCGCCGCCGACACCTGTGCCGTGAAGTCGAAGCCGTCCGGCAAGGTCCTCCAGGGCTACTGGGAGAACTGGGACGGCGCCGCCAACGGGGTCCACCCGCCCTTCGGCTGGACCCCGATCACCGACTCCCGCATCGCGGCCCACGGCTACAACGTGATCAACGCGGCCTTCCCGGTGATCCGCTCCGACGGCACCGCGCTCTGGGAAGACGGCATGGACACGGGCGTGAAGGTGGCGACGCCCGCGGAGATGTGCGCGGCGAAGGCGTCGGGCCAGACGATCCTGCTCTCGATCGGCGGCGCGACGGCCGGCATCGACCTCAGTTCGACGGCCGTGGCGGACCGTTTCGTCGCGACGATCGTCCCGATCCTGAAGAAGCACAACTTCGACGGCATCGACATAGACATCGAGACGGGCCTGGTCGGCAGCGGAAACATCAGCCAACTCTCCACATCACAGGCCAACTTGATCCGCATCATCGACGGGGTCCTGGCCCAGATGCCGTCGAACTTCGGCCTCACCATGGCCCCCGAGACCGCCTACGTCACCGGGGGCAGCGTCACCTACGGCTCGATCTGGGGCGCCTATCTGCCGGTGATCAAGAAGTACGCCGACAACGGCCGCCTGTGGTGGCTGAACATGCAGTACTACAACGGCAGCATGTACGGCTGCTCCGGCGACTCCTACTCCGCCGGCACCGTCCAGGGCTTCACCGCCCAGACCGACTGCCTCGACAAGGGCCTGGTCATCCAGGGCACGACCATCAAGGTCCCGTACGACAAGCAGGTACCGGGCCTGCCCGCCCAGTCCGGCGCGGGCGGCGGCTACATGTCCCCGTCCCTGGTCGCCCAGGCCTGGCGCCACTACGGCACGTCCCTCAAGGGCCTGATGACCTGGTCGCTCAACTGGGACGGCTCGAAGAACTGGACGTTCGGCGACAACGTGAAGTCCTTGCAAGGCCGTTGA
- a CDS encoding aldo/keto reductase has product MTMRTRSLGTTGPQVSALGLGCMGMSALYGDADRAESIATVHAALEAGVTLLDTGDFYGMGHNEMLIGEALRAAPAGLREQAQVSVKFGALRDPDGGWVGYDGRPAAVKNFAAYSLQRLGVDHIDVYRIARLDPDVPIEETVGAIAELIEKGYVRHVGLSEVGADTIRRAAATAPIADLQIEYSLISRGIEESVLPTTRELGISITAYGVLSRGLISGHFAPDRQLAANDFRAYSPRFQGENLQHNLTLVEALRKIAEQKGVSVAQIAIAWVLSRGDDIVPLVGARTRERLTESLGALDVTLDAADLAAIEEAVPADAAAGDRYPAAQMAHLGSK; this is encoded by the coding sequence ATGACGATGCGAACCCGTTCCCTCGGAACCACCGGCCCCCAGGTCTCCGCCCTCGGCCTCGGCTGCATGGGCATGTCCGCGCTGTACGGCGACGCGGACCGCGCCGAGTCGATCGCCACCGTGCACGCCGCCCTGGAGGCCGGCGTGACCCTGCTCGACACCGGCGACTTCTACGGCATGGGCCACAACGAGATGCTGATCGGCGAGGCCCTGCGCGCCGCGCCCGCAGGGCTGCGCGAACAGGCCCAGGTCAGCGTGAAGTTCGGCGCGCTGCGCGACCCGGACGGCGGCTGGGTCGGCTACGACGGCCGCCCCGCCGCCGTGAAGAACTTCGCCGCGTACTCGCTGCAGCGCCTCGGCGTGGACCACATCGACGTGTACCGGATCGCCCGGCTCGACCCCGACGTACCGATCGAGGAGACGGTCGGCGCGATCGCGGAACTGATCGAGAAGGGGTACGTCCGGCACGTGGGCCTCAGCGAGGTCGGCGCCGACACCATCCGCCGGGCCGCCGCGACCGCGCCGATCGCCGACCTCCAGATCGAGTACTCCCTGATCTCCCGCGGCATCGAGGAGTCGGTCCTGCCGACCACCCGTGAGCTGGGGATCTCCATCACCGCGTACGGCGTGCTGTCCCGCGGGCTGATCTCCGGCCACTTCGCCCCGGACCGGCAGCTCGCCGCGAACGACTTCCGCGCCTACTCGCCCCGCTTCCAGGGCGAGAACCTCCAGCACAACCTGACCCTGGTCGAGGCGCTGCGGAAGATCGCCGAGCAGAAGGGCGTCTCCGTCGCGCAGATCGCCATCGCCTGGGTGCTCTCCCGCGGCGATGACATCGTGCCGCTGGTCGGCGCCCGCACCCGGGAGCGGCTCACCGAGTCGCTGGGCGCGCTGGACGTCACGCTGGACGCGGCCGACCTGGCGGCGATCGAGGAGGCGGTGCCGGCGGACGCGGCGGCGGGCGACCGCTACCCGGCCGCGCAGATGGCGCACCTGGGCAGCAAGTAG
- a CDS encoding TetR family transcriptional regulator, with amino-acid sequence MSQTPTTLTAERILEATEEVLRRHGPAKATVVDVARALGVSHGSVYRHFRTKAALREAVTKRWLDRTTGILAAIVAAPDLDPETRVREWLAALFAAKRRKAFDDPELFATYSVLTTETVETVVGEHIAELTGQLTEIVRTGAEAGAFTTEDPATTAFALFRATDRFHDPHFAGEWEQPGVEGEFEAVVDLLMRGLRARG; translated from the coding sequence ATGTCGCAGACGCCCACGACCCTGACCGCCGAGCGCATCCTCGAAGCCACCGAGGAGGTGCTGCGCCGTCACGGCCCGGCCAAGGCCACCGTGGTCGACGTGGCCCGCGCGCTCGGCGTCAGCCATGGCAGCGTCTACCGGCACTTCCGTACGAAGGCGGCGCTGCGGGAGGCGGTGACGAAGAGGTGGCTGGACCGGACGACGGGGATCCTGGCCGCCATCGTGGCCGCCCCGGACCTCGATCCGGAGACCCGGGTGCGCGAGTGGCTCGCGGCCCTGTTCGCCGCCAAGCGCCGCAAGGCGTTCGACGACCCGGAGCTCTTCGCCACGTACTCGGTGCTGACCACCGAGACCGTCGAAACGGTCGTCGGCGAACACATCGCCGAACTCACCGGCCAGCTCACCGAGATCGTCCGCACGGGCGCCGAAGCGGGCGCCTTCACCACCGAGGACCCCGCCACCACGGCGTTCGCCCTCTTCCGCGCGACCGACCGCTTCCACGACCCGCACTTCGCGGGGGAGTGGGAACAGCCCGGGGTGGAGGGGGAGTTCGAGGCGGTCGTGGACCTGTTGATGCGGGGGCTGCGGGCTCGGGGCTGA
- a CDS encoding GNAT family N-acetyltransferase, which translates to MTGIRRYHPGDRAAVEDICVRTAHEGGDSRPHYRDPGIFPAAFALPYVALEPDLAFVLDDGTGRAVGYILGTADTPRFVTAFRTKWLPVAARRRPEPPDPPTTPDERMLGLLHHPERMLVPEVAAYPAHLHIDLLPAWQGRGHGRALMRTLLRALHDQEVPAVHLSMVTANTPARAFYDRLGFHEIDVPDPGPVTYLGRTTGEPDRL; encoded by the coding sequence ATGACCGGCATCCGCCGGTACCACCCCGGGGACCGGGCGGCCGTCGAGGACATCTGCGTCCGCACGGCCCACGAGGGCGGCGACAGCCGGCCGCACTACCGGGATCCAGGCATCTTCCCGGCGGCCTTCGCGCTCCCGTACGTCGCCCTGGAACCGGATCTCGCGTTCGTCCTGGACGACGGGACGGGCCGGGCGGTCGGCTACATCCTGGGCACCGCGGACACCCCGCGCTTCGTGACGGCCTTCCGCACGAAGTGGCTGCCCGTGGCCGCCCGTCGCCGCCCCGAGCCGCCCGATCCCCCGACCACCCCGGACGAGCGGATGCTCGGCCTGCTGCACCACCCGGAGCGCATGCTCGTCCCGGAGGTCGCGGCCTACCCGGCCCACCTCCACATCGACCTGCTTCCCGCGTGGCAGGGCCGGGGCCACGGCCGCGCGCTCATGCGCACCCTGCTGCGGGCCCTCCACGACCAGGAGGTCCCGGCCGTCCATCTCTCCATGGTCACGGCCAACACCCCGGCCAGGGCCTTCTACGATCGCCTCGGCTTCCACGAGATCGACGTCCCGGATCCGGGCCCGGTCACCTACCTCGGACGCACGACCGGTGAACCGGACCGCCTGTGA
- a CDS encoding MFS transporter, with the protein MTETITSRKAPAIAAPPSLGGLGLFTVLLGAALPLIDFFIVNVALPTIGHDLAASEAVLELVVAGYGLAYAVLLVLGGRLGDLFGRRRLFLGGMAAFGLTSLACGLAPSAWTLVAARVAQGAASAAMLPQVLATIQSATSGQRRAKAMGLYGATAGLSMVAGQILGGVLVAADIAGTGWRSVFLVNVPVVLVGLFLASRAVPETRSQRPEPLDGPGTVLLAVSLLALLAPLTEGRAAGWPLWTWLSLAAFPFTAGAFYAVERRADRAGRTPLVPPSLFELTSLRRGLIMIVPFSIGFSGFMFVIAVALQQGAGLGPVAAGLALVPMAVVFFFVSLAGPRLVARYGTRVVTAGAAIQGVGVALMAVAAWRFWPDFGFVELLPGAAIAGAGQALQLPVIFRIVLSEVPAARAGVGSGVMITTQQSSLALGVATLGTLFLSLSSTMGMGDALVTTLLVQMAGVALTGLLSLRLPRTIG; encoded by the coding sequence GTGACCGAAACCATCACTTCACGCAAGGCCCCGGCCATCGCGGCACCACCGTCGCTCGGCGGCCTCGGACTCTTCACGGTGCTGCTGGGCGCGGCACTTCCGCTCATCGACTTCTTCATCGTCAACGTGGCCCTGCCCACCATCGGCCACGATCTCGCGGCGAGCGAGGCCGTGCTCGAACTCGTCGTCGCGGGCTACGGGTTGGCGTACGCCGTGCTGCTCGTCCTCGGCGGGCGGCTCGGTGACCTGTTCGGCCGGCGGCGCCTCTTCCTGGGCGGCATGGCGGCGTTCGGGCTGACCTCGCTGGCGTGCGGGCTCGCGCCCAGCGCGTGGACGCTCGTCGCGGCGCGGGTCGCACAGGGCGCGGCGTCGGCGGCGATGCTGCCGCAGGTGCTGGCCACGATCCAGTCGGCCACGAGCGGTCAGCGCCGCGCGAAGGCCATGGGCCTGTACGGCGCGACGGCCGGTCTGTCGATGGTGGCCGGGCAGATCCTCGGCGGCGTGCTCGTCGCCGCGGACATCGCGGGCACCGGCTGGCGCTCGGTCTTCCTCGTCAACGTCCCCGTCGTCCTCGTCGGCCTCTTCCTGGCCTCCCGCGCGGTCCCGGAGACCCGCTCCCAGCGCCCCGAGCCGCTGGACGGACCCGGCACGGTCCTGCTCGCCGTCTCCCTCCTCGCGTTGCTGGCCCCGCTCACCGAGGGCCGGGCGGCGGGCTGGCCGCTGTGGACGTGGCTGTCGCTGGCGGCGTTCCCGTTCACGGCGGGGGCGTTCTACGCGGTGGAGCGCAGGGCGGACCGGGCGGGGCGCACTCCGCTCGTACCGCCGAGCCTGTTCGAGCTCACGTCCCTCCGGCGCGGGTTGATCATGATCGTGCCGTTCTCGATCGGCTTCAGCGGCTTCATGTTCGTGATCGCGGTGGCGTTGCAGCAGGGTGCGGGACTCGGCCCGGTCGCGGCGGGACTGGCGCTCGTGCCGATGGCGGTGGTGTTCTTCTTCGTCTCGCTGGCCGGTCCCCGGCTGGTCGCTCGCTACGGCACCCGTGTCGTGACCGCCGGTGCGGCGATCCAGGGGGTGGGCGTGGCGCTGATGGCGGTGGCCGCCTGGCGCTTCTGGCCGGACTTCGGCTTCGTCGAGCTGCTTCCGGGCGCGGCGATAGCCGGTGCCGGGCAGGCCCTCCAACTCCCGGTCATCTTCCGGATCGTCCTCTCCGAGGTGCCGGCCGCGCGAGCAGGCGTGGGCAGCGGGGTGATGATCACGACCCAGCAGTCGTCGCTGGCTCTGGGTGTGGCGACGCTGGGCACGCTCTTCCTCTCCCTGAGCTCGACGATGGGCATGGGCGACGCCCTGGTCACCACGCTCCTGGTCCAGATGGCCGGAGTGGCGCTGACAGGCCTGCTCAGCCTGCGTCTGCCGCGCACGATCGGCTGA
- a CDS encoding helix-turn-helix transcriptional regulator, translated as MTTMAEETATEAPRPVAASAIRRHELAAFLRHRREHITPEQVGLPRGRRRRTPGLRREEVAQLAAVGVTWYTWLEQARDIQVSVQVLDALARTLMLDPSERSHLFQLAGAVDPTPATTCPSVTPAMRAVLEQLEPYPACLQNSRYDILAHNRTYGLLLCDLEAVPPEDRNCLILSYTHEEWQSSIVHLEEVQRLMAARFRAAMAGHLAEPAWKMLLKRLRAESPRFCEAWDRHEVVSHRSKRKEFLNRHVGRVVVDHTDLWLSPEVGPRMVTYVPADEESRERLEKLHEIALAGARGTARPAPTGR; from the coding sequence ATGACGACCATGGCCGAGGAAACGGCGACCGAAGCTCCCCGCCCCGTCGCCGCGTCGGCGATCCGGCGCCACGAACTCGCCGCCTTCCTGCGCCACCGCCGCGAGCACATCACCCCCGAGCAGGTCGGCCTGCCCCGCGGCCGCAGGCGCCGCACCCCGGGCCTGCGCCGCGAGGAGGTGGCCCAGCTCGCCGCCGTGGGCGTCACCTGGTACACGTGGCTGGAGCAGGCGCGGGACATCCAGGTCTCCGTCCAGGTCCTGGACGCGCTCGCCCGCACGCTGATGCTCGACCCCAGCGAGCGTTCCCACCTCTTCCAGCTGGCCGGGGCGGTGGATCCGACTCCGGCGACGACCTGCCCGTCGGTGACGCCCGCGATGCGGGCCGTCCTGGAGCAACTGGAGCCGTACCCGGCCTGTCTGCAGAACAGCCGCTACGACATCCTCGCCCACAACCGCACCTACGGTCTGCTGCTGTGCGACCTGGAGGCGGTGCCGCCCGAGGACCGCAACTGCCTGATCCTGTCGTACACGCACGAGGAGTGGCAGTCGTCGATCGTGCACCTGGAGGAGGTCCAACGCCTCATGGCCGCCCGCTTCCGCGCCGCGATGGCCGGCCACCTGGCCGAGCCCGCCTGGAAGATGCTGCTGAAGAGGCTGCGTGCGGAGTCCCCGCGGTTCTGCGAGGCCTGGGACCGCCACGAGGTGGTGTCTCACCGCAGCAAGCGCAAGGAGTTCCTCAACCGTCATGTGGGGCGGGTGGTCGTCGACCACACGGACCTGTGGCTGAGTCCGGAGGTGGGGCCGAGGATGGTGACGTACGTGCCGGCGGACGAGGAGTCGAGGGAACGACTGGAGAAGCTGCACGAGATCGCCCTCGCAGGGGCGCGGGGAACTGCGCGACCAGCCCCCACCGGCCGTTAG
- a CDS encoding MFS transporter, which produces MPELSPRRRLLVLAICCMSLLIVSLDNTVLNVALPALQRDLDASTSGLQWTIDAYTLVLASLLMLAGSTADRIGRKRVFMAGLVIFTIGSALCSLAPNLNALIAFRMVQAVGGSMLNPVAMSIITNTFTDPRERARAIGVWGGVVGLSMAAGPLVGGLLVESVGWRSIFWVNLPVGLAALLLTLRYVPESRAARARRPDPVGQVLVIALFGALTYSIIAAPTAPASETLLLGSVAVAALIALLIYEPRRAEPLIDLRFFRSAPFSGATVIAVSAFAALGGYLFLSTLYLQNVRGLDALHAGLWMLPMATPMFLCAPLSGRLVGTRGPRLSLLIAGTAMTLSAALFALFDAETSNATLILGYAMFGIGFGFVNAPITNTAVSGMPRAQAGVAAAVASTSRQLGQTLGVAVVGAVLAAGVSVSSYRQTFVDAAVPGWWILTGCGLMVLIVGAVTSGPWARRTAERTAERLESVEVRDASRVSA; this is translated from the coding sequence ATGCCGGAGCTCAGCCCTCGCCGCCGACTGCTGGTCCTTGCGATCTGCTGCATGAGCCTGTTGATCGTGAGCCTCGACAACACCGTGCTCAATGTCGCCCTGCCCGCCCTGCAGCGCGACCTCGACGCGAGCACGTCGGGCCTGCAGTGGACGATCGACGCGTACACCCTCGTCCTCGCCTCGCTGCTGATGCTGGCCGGCTCCACGGCGGACCGGATCGGCCGCAAGCGCGTCTTCATGGCGGGCCTGGTCATCTTCACCATCGGCTCGGCGCTGTGCTCCCTCGCGCCGAACCTCAACGCTCTGATCGCGTTCCGGATGGTGCAGGCGGTGGGCGGTTCGATGCTCAACCCGGTCGCGATGTCGATCATCACCAACACCTTCACGGACCCCCGCGAGCGCGCGCGGGCGATCGGGGTGTGGGGTGGCGTGGTCGGCCTCTCCATGGCGGCGGGCCCGCTGGTCGGCGGGCTGCTGGTGGAGTCGGTCGGCTGGCGGTCGATCTTCTGGGTCAACCTGCCGGTGGGCCTGGCGGCGCTCCTCCTCACCCTCCGCTACGTCCCCGAGTCCCGCGCCGCGCGGGCCCGCCGCCCCGATCCGGTCGGCCAGGTGCTGGTCATCGCGCTGTTCGGCGCACTGACGTACTCGATCATCGCGGCGCCGACGGCACCCGCGTCCGAGACCCTGCTCCTCGGCAGCGTGGCCGTGGCCGCACTGATCGCCCTCCTGATCTACGAGCCCCGCCGCGCCGAGCCCCTCATCGACCTGCGGTTCTTCCGTTCGGCACCGTTCAGCGGGGCCACGGTGATCGCGGTCAGCGCGTTCGCGGCGCTGGGCGGGTACCTGTTCCTGTCGACGCTGTACCTCCAGAACGTGCGGGGGCTGGACGCCCTGCACGCGGGACTGTGGATGCTGCCGATGGCAACGCCGATGTTCCTGTGCGCACCCCTGTCGGGTCGGCTCGTGGGCACCCGGGGGCCACGGCTGTCGTTGCTGATCGCCGGCACCGCGATGACCCTGAGCGCGGCCCTGTTCGCCCTCTTCGACGCCGAGACGTCCAACGCCACGCTGATCCTCGGGTACGCGATGTTCGGCATCGGCTTCGGATTCGTCAACGCGCCGATCACCAACACGGCGGTCTCCGGAATGCCGCGCGCGCAGGCCGGGGTCGCGGCGGCCGTCGCGTCCACGAGCCGGCAGTTGGGGCAGACGCTCGGGGTGGCCGTGGTCGGTGCCGTGCTGGCGGCCGGGGTGTCGGTGTCGTCGTACCGGCAGACGTTCGTCGACGCCGCTGTGCCCGGCTGGTGGATCCTCACCGGGTGTGGACTCATGGTCCTGATCGTGGGCGCGGTCACGAGCGGGCCGTGGGCTCGGCGTACTGCTGAACGTACGGCTGAGCGGCTGGAGTCGGTGGAGGTTCGCGACGCGTCCCGGGTCAGTGCGTAG
- the dusB gene encoding tRNA dihydrouridine synthase DusB, translating into MSMTAPPAVSPVAPPLPIGPHTVQPPVVLAPMAGITNAPFRTLCREFSGGKGLFVSEMITTRALVERNEKTMQLIHFDATEKPRSIQLYGVDPATVGKAVRMIAEEGLADHIDLNFGCPVPKVTRKGGGSALPYKRNLLRAILREAVSGAGDLPVTMKMRKGIDDDHITYLDAGRIAVEEGVTAIALHGRTAAQHYGGTADWDAIARLKEHVPEIPVLGNGDIWSAEDAVRMVRETGCDGVVVGRGCLGRPWLFSDLVAAFEGRDEASTGGTDGHGARPGLREVADVMVRHATLLGEWIGDEARGVIDFRKHVAWYLKGFAVGSEMRKRLAVTSSLAELRSGLDELDLDQAWPVGADGPRGRTSGNNRVVLPDGWLKDPYDCAGVGEDAELDTSGG; encoded by the coding sequence ATGTCCATGACCGCCCCGCCCGCTGTCTCGCCCGTCGCCCCGCCCCTGCCGATCGGCCCGCACACCGTGCAGCCGCCCGTCGTCCTGGCCCCGATGGCCGGGATCACGAACGCGCCCTTTCGCACGCTGTGCAGGGAGTTCAGCGGCGGCAAGGGGCTGTTCGTCAGCGAGATGATCACGACCCGGGCGCTGGTCGAGCGCAACGAGAAGACCATGCAGCTGATCCACTTCGACGCGACCGAGAAGCCGCGCTCGATCCAGCTGTACGGCGTCGACCCGGCCACCGTCGGCAAGGCCGTCCGCATGATCGCGGAGGAGGGCCTGGCCGACCACATCGACCTGAACTTCGGGTGCCCGGTGCCGAAGGTGACGCGCAAGGGCGGCGGCTCCGCGCTGCCGTACAAGCGGAACCTGCTGCGGGCGATCCTTCGGGAGGCGGTCAGCGGGGCCGGTGACCTGCCGGTCACGATGAAGATGCGCAAGGGCATCGACGACGATCACATCACCTACCTCGACGCCGGCCGGATCGCCGTCGAGGAGGGCGTGACGGCCATCGCGCTGCACGGCCGTACGGCCGCCCAGCACTACGGCGGCACCGCCGACTGGGACGCCATCGCGCGGCTCAAGGAGCACGTCCCGGAGATCCCCGTGCTCGGCAACGGCGACATCTGGTCGGCCGAGGACGCGGTGCGGATGGTCCGGGAGACCGGGTGCGACGGAGTGGTCGTCGGGCGTGGCTGCCTGGGGCGGCCGTGGCTGTTCTCGGACCTGGTCGCCGCCTTCGAGGGGCGGGACGAAGCCAGTACCGGAGGCACTGACGGACACGGCGCGCGTCCCGGCCTGCGCGAGGTCGCCGACGTCATGGTCCGGCATGCCACGCTGCTCGGCGAGTGGATCGGGGACGAGGCGCGGGGTGTCATCGACTTCCGCAAGCACGTCGCCTGGTATCTGAAGGGCTTCGCGGTCGGCTCCGAGATGCGCAAGCGGCTCGCCGTCACGTCGTCGCTGGCCGAACTCCGGTCCGGGCTGGACGAGCTGGACCTCGACCAGGCCTGGCCTGTCGGAGCCGACGGGCCCCGTGGCCGTACGTCCGGCAACAACCGGGTGGTGCTGCCGGACGGCTGGCTGAAGGACCCGTACGACTGCGCGGGCGTGGGCGAGGACGCCGAGCTGGACACGTCCGGGGGCTGA
- a CDS encoding sulfatase-like hydrolase/transferase yields MPVFTRLRQLPGKKNTLPDETSLSEPTPTDAGDSPQAPPESAAEEDTAQEPAAPSVETAAPHDDAGTHSEDTSQGPPAPSDEPAAADSGDAPDPADEPAVADGKGSPQGPPAPGGESSTGGAGGNSDTGEGAAEPGATPPTTRAIRIRRALHWTTTTLAAALILAALLLPNTLPALQPNRFTRIPAEAIIGAVVMLALPRRPRLIAATLYGIGLAVLTVLNLLDIGFNEYLGRGFNAALDWDLLPDAQSYVADTMGGAVATGAAIGGVILILLLMALMAAATIHLSTLLTAHKARATQGALIAGTVWITCTALNLQAFGIPIASDHAAGALRTHAQRTVDSLEDEARFAEEAKADTFGNTPPDQLLPDLRGKDVVFTFIESYGRSAIEDPLMAPGVGRTLDASNEALAKAGFHARSGWLTSATFGGSSWLGHSTTMSGLWIDNQRRYRTVTAGEHLTLTKAFQKTGAWDTVGVMPGVQKGWPESKWYGLDRLYNAWQLGYKGPKFSWSTMPDQYALEAFQRQIHGKKHDKPLMSFVILTSSHQPWAPIPKMVDWEDLGDGSVFDAIQKAGEKPGDVLTDTTKSREEYGKSVEYSLTSLTQWMERYGTDDTVLVFLGDHQPMARVSGNHASRDVPISIVAKDPKVLDKIADWNWTDGLKPAKDAPVWRMSAFRDRFLTAYGSTPRASN; encoded by the coding sequence GTGCCTGTCTTCACGCGCCTACGTCAACTACCCGGCAAGAAGAACACCTTGCCCGACGAGACGTCCCTCAGCGAGCCCACGCCGACCGACGCCGGCGACTCCCCGCAGGCCCCGCCCGAATCCGCCGCCGAGGAGGACACGGCACAGGAACCCGCCGCCCCCTCCGTCGAGACAGCAGCGCCCCACGACGACGCGGGCACCCACAGCGAGGACACCTCACAAGGACCACCCGCCCCCTCCGACGAACCCGCGGCAGCCGACAGCGGGGACGCACCAGACCCCGCCGACGAACCCGCAGTCGCCGACGGGAAGGGCTCCCCACAGGGGCCACCCGCACCCGGCGGCGAAAGCAGCACGGGTGGTGCGGGTGGGAACAGCGACACGGGCGAAGGCGCAGCCGAGCCCGGAGCAACGCCCCCCACCACCCGCGCCATCAGAATCAGGCGCGCCCTCCACTGGACGACCACCACCCTCGCCGCCGCCCTGATCCTCGCCGCCCTCCTCCTCCCCAACACCCTCCCCGCCCTGCAGCCGAACAGATTCACCCGCATCCCCGCGGAGGCGATCATCGGCGCAGTGGTCATGCTCGCCCTCCCCCGCCGCCCAAGACTCATCGCGGCAACGCTCTACGGCATCGGCCTCGCCGTACTCACCGTGCTGAACCTCCTCGACATCGGCTTCAACGAGTACCTCGGCCGAGGCTTCAACGCCGCCCTGGACTGGGACCTCCTCCCCGACGCCCAGTCATACGTCGCCGACACGATGGGCGGAGCCGTGGCCACCGGCGCTGCCATCGGCGGCGTCATCCTGATCCTGCTGCTGATGGCCCTGATGGCAGCCGCGACGATCCACCTCAGCACCCTCCTCACGGCGCACAAGGCGAGGGCCACCCAGGGGGCGCTCATAGCCGGCACGGTCTGGATCACCTGCACCGCACTCAACCTCCAGGCCTTCGGCATACCGATCGCCTCCGACCACGCCGCCGGCGCTCTGAGGACCCACGCACAGCGGACGGTGGACTCCCTGGAGGACGAGGCCCGGTTCGCCGAGGAGGCCAAGGCCGACACCTTCGGCAACACGCCCCCCGACCAACTGCTGCCGGACCTGCGCGGCAAGGACGTCGTCTTCACGTTCATCGAGAGCTACGGCCGCAGCGCCATCGAGGACCCGCTCATGGCCCCCGGCGTCGGCAGAACCCTCGACGCGAGCAACGAGGCCCTGGCCAAGGCGGGATTCCACGCGAGGAGCGGCTGGCTGACCTCGGCGACGTTCGGCGGCAGCAGCTGGCTGGGCCACTCCACGACCATGTCGGGCCTGTGGATCGACAACCAGCGCCGGTACCGCACCGTCACCGCCGGCGAGCACCTCACCCTCACCAAGGCGTTCCAGAAGACCGGAGCCTGGGACACGGTCGGAGTCATGCCCGGCGTGCAGAAGGGCTGGCCGGAGTCGAAGTGGTACGGCCTCGACAGGCTGTACAACGCCTGGCAACTGGGCTACAAGGGCCCGAAGTTCAGCTGGTCGACGATGCCCGACCAGTACGCCCTGGAGGCCTTCCAGCGCCAGATCCACGGCAAGAAGCACGACAAGCCGCTGATGTCCTTCGTCATCCTGACCTCCAGCCACCAGCCCTGGGCCCCGATCCCGAAGATGGTCGACTGGGAGGACCTGGGCGACGGCTCGGTCTTCGACGCGATCCAGAAGGCCGGGGAGAAGCCGGGGGACGTCCTCACCGACACGACGAAGTCCCGTGAGGAGTACGGCAAGTCAGTCGAGTACTCGCTGACCAGCCTCACGCAGTGGATGGAGCGCTACGGCACCGACGACACCGTTCTCGTCTTCCTCGGCGACCACCAGCCCATGGCCCGCGTCAGCGGCAACCACGCCAGCCGTGACGTACCGATCTCCATCGTCGCCAAGGACCCCAAGGTCCTCGACAAGATCGCCGACTGGAACTGGACGGACGGCCTCAAGCCCGCCAAGGACGCCCCGGTCTGGAGGATGAGCGCCTTCCGGGACCGCTTCCTGACGGCGTACGGCTCGACACCGCGCGCCTCGAACTAG